The Daucus carota subsp. sativus chromosome 7, DH1 v3.0, whole genome shotgun sequence genome window below encodes:
- the LOC108193350 gene encoding uncharacterized protein LOC108193350 isoform X1 yields MLLAILETTNQLRHRGVEWEESDIFEGSVEWEEKYWEAADEFDHKELGSEKSGRDSAGNVWRKFWKESMYQIFIWLMQFCFVFLQKDGSVHFEKTADKWGKNCEGSEWQENWWPGGNPMVPPAKLRNVRISGAASTQTHPLRHIMSMSGMKGHMKQNFLLGLLRMHTTTQHNCDASSSTLSFLSFFEWMVKDLKWRELNTQSLDRQLCCFARFSLRYWWSLFCCCRSEAESVKVARVLLVKVYNTPFSLSSFLFECWLSVIFQNFSAIL; encoded by the exons GCGGCACAGA GGTGTTGAATGGGAAGAGTCTGACATATTTGAAGGGTCTGTTGAATGGGAAGAGAAGTATTGGGAGGCTGCTGATGAATTTGATCACAAGGAACTTGGTTCAGAGAAATCAGGACGTGATTCTGCTGGAAATGTTTGGCGTAAATTTTGGAAGGAGTCCATGTACCAGATATTTATATGGCTGATGCAATTCTGTTTTGTTTTCCTACAGAAAGATGGATCTGTGCATTTTGAGAAAACTGCAGACAAATGGGGAAAGAACTGTGAGGGAAGTGAATGGCAGGAGAATTGGTGGCCTGGTGGGAATCCGATGGTGCCTCCGGCCAAGCTGAGAAATGTTCGCATAAGTGGTGCAGCATCGACCCAAACACATCCCTTGAGACATATCATGAGCATGTCTGGCATGAAAG GACATATGAAGCAGAATTTTTTGCTAGGATTGCTCAGGATGCATACAACTACACAGCATAATTGTGACGCTTCTAGCTCGACTCTAAGTTTCTTATCATTCTTTGAGTGGATGGTTAAAGACTTAAAGTGGAGGGAGTTGAACACACAGAGTTTGGACAGACAATTATGCTGTTTTGCGAGATTTAGTTTACGCTACTGGTGGTCTCTTTTTTGCTGTTGCCGTAGCGAAGCAGAAAGTGTAAAAGTTGCAAGAGTACTGTTGGTTAAAGTTTATAATACTCCATTCAGTCTATCAAGTTTCCTGTTTGAATGTTGGCTCTCTgttatctttcaaaattttagcgccattttatga
- the LOC108193350 gene encoding uncharacterized protein LOC108193350 isoform X2, which produces MLLAILETTNQLRHRGVEWEESDIFEGSVEWEEKYWEAADEFDHKELGSEKSGRDSAGNVWRKFWKESMYQIFIWLMQFCFVFLQKDGSVHFEKTADKWGKNCEGSEWQENWWPGGNPMVPPAKLRNVRISGAASTQTHPLRHIMSMSGMKDCRTYEAEFFARIAQDAYNYTA; this is translated from the exons GCGGCACAGA GGTGTTGAATGGGAAGAGTCTGACATATTTGAAGGGTCTGTTGAATGGGAAGAGAAGTATTGGGAGGCTGCTGATGAATTTGATCACAAGGAACTTGGTTCAGAGAAATCAGGACGTGATTCTGCTGGAAATGTTTGGCGTAAATTTTGGAAGGAGTCCATGTACCAGATATTTATATGGCTGATGCAATTCTGTTTTGTTTTCCTACAGAAAGATGGATCTGTGCATTTTGAGAAAACTGCAGACAAATGGGGAAAGAACTGTGAGGGAAGTGAATGGCAGGAGAATTGGTGGCCTGGTGGGAATCCGATGGTGCCTCCGGCCAAGCTGAGAAATGTTCGCATAAGTGGTGCAGCATCGACCCAAACACATCCCTTGAGACATATCATGAGCATGTCTGGCATGAAAG ATTGCAGGACATATGAAGCAGAATTTTTTGCTAGGATTGCTCAGGATGCATACAACTACACAGCATAA
- the LOC135147869 gene encoding serine/threonine-protein phosphatase 7 long form homolog: protein MSKQVSPFLTPNTVSHVGPAGTGTAPPKMHDNIKQGKRARARAIIRDQGPRDPSLLHLQATHRSRSVWRTGAAPLQYFRRRDANQSDLNIDVRLIPILQAADFYGVARVSTLQLDWSLLGALVERWRPETHSFHLPMGECTITLQDVGVVLGLPIDGEPVMCPVGPPPGQRWETIVGEIFGQIPPPEAFNNSRLRLTWVESLTPARLHDDAGVEEIRLHAKCYLLQLFGGSLFTDHSGGLIHSSWVHFVRDLEALGGYAWGPAVLARLYRELCNGCKASIKEVAGCLLLLQLWAWERLPTLAPVRTTVPLEDVAFWEHQLPGPHGARWLVGHSFVESDGSTVTTSRAALDALAPHEFIWEPYAGILDTLPDYCLAGRHL, encoded by the exons ATGTCGAAACAAGTGTCCCCTTTCCTCACTCCGAACACCGTATCACATGTTGGCCCTGCAGGAACTGGAACTGCTCCTCCAAAAATGCATGACAATATAAAACA GGGAAAAAGAGCGAGGGCTAGG GCTATTATTAGAGACCAGGGACCTCGTGATCCTAGCCTTCTTCACCTACAGGCCACTCATAGGTCTCGTTCTGTCTGGAGAACTGGTGCTGCGCCCTTGCAGTATTTCAGGCGTCGTGATGCCAACCAGTCTGATTTGAACATTGATGTTCGATTGATCCCCATTCTGCAGGCAGCCGATTTTTATGGGGTAGCTCGTGTATCCACTCTTCAGCTTGATTGGAGTTTGCTTGGTGCTCTGGTAGAGAGATGGCGACCAGAGACACATTCATTCCACCTGCCGATGGGAGAGTGTACTATTACACTGCAGGATGTTGGTGTCGTGCTTGGGTTACCCATTGACGGAGAGCCCGTTATGTGTCCTGTAGGCCCTCCACCTGGACAGAGATGGGAGACCATCGTTGGTGAGATATTTGGACAGATTCCTCCACCCGAGGCTTTCAATAACTCGAGGCTACGGCTCACATGGGTAGAGAGTCTCACTCCAGCGAGATTACATGATGATGCAGGCGTTGAGGAGATCAGGCTTCACGCCAAGTGTTACTTGCTACAGTTGTTTGGGGGGTCACTGTTCACCGACCATTCTGGTGGACTTATACACTCCTCGTGGGTTCATTTTGTTCGTGACCTGGAGGCGCTCGGAGGTTATGCATGGGGTCCAGCTGTTCTAGCTCGTCTATACAGGGAGCTTTGCAATGGTTGCAAAGCGAGTATTAAGGAGGTAGCTGGATGCCTTCTATTACTGCAGCTATGGGCATGGGAGAGGTTGCCCACTCTTGCCCCTGTTCGGACCACTGTTCCATTAGAGGATGTTGCTTTTTGGGAGCATCAGCTTCCAGGACCACATGGAGCCAG GTGGCTTGTTGGACATTCATTCGTTGAGAGTGATGGAAGCACTGTGACTACGTCTCGGGCGGCATTGGATGCGCTTGCTCCACATGAGTTTATTTGGGAGCCTTATGCTGGGATTCTTGATACACTGCCAGACTATTGTTTAGCCGGCCGTCATCTCTGA
- the LOC108193798 gene encoding uncharacterized protein LOC108193798 yields the protein MEVSSGPSPRLNSISINNDTHADLDLQSHKDFDHHHHFASKSALEILRETVRILRYNLSGFMAITGVLICPVSALLLSNFLVDHRLVKRITIRLLLVVKSSGLPLRPFVRQSCQKFSEMAISSTMCFPLFITLLLMSKAAVVYSVDCTYARRMFDANKCYVIVTKIWKRIVSTYLWACTVMVGCLMLFLVFLVTVSSLLSLIGFPPDFNVYFAILIGLFFSIFLANAIIICNIATVISVLEDVAGPQALMRSSILIRGQTQVGLLIFLGSTIGMSFVEGLFEHRVKTLSYGDGSSRIWEGPLLVLMYSFVVLIDIMMSTVFYFSCKSYSLESSHEECQPVLEARNISPAAPEVQ from the coding sequence ATGGAGGTCTCTAGTGGACCAAGCCCTAGACTCAATTCAATTTCTATAAATAATGACACACACGCTGATTTAGATCTTCAATCTCACAAAGACTTTGATCACCATCACCATTTTGCATCCAAGAGCGCGCTTGAGATTTTACGAGAAACTGTGAGGATTCTTCGGTACAATTTATCGGGTTTTATGGCGATTACAGGCGTCTTAATTTGCCCTGTTTCAGCATTGCTGTTGTCGAATTTCTTAGTGGATCATCGTCTGGTGAAGCGCATTACGATTAGGCTTTTGTTAGTTGTTAAGTCTAGTGGCCTCCCGTTGAGGCCTTTCGTTAGACAGTCGTGTCAGAAGTTCTCGGAAATGGCGATTTCGTCTACAATGTGCTTCCCTTTGTTCATCACTTTGTTGTTGATGTCGAAAGCTGCTGTCGTTTATTCGGTGGATTGTACATATGCGAGAAGAATGTTTGATGCCAACAAGTGTTATGTAATTGTTACCAAGATTTGGAAGAGAATTGTTTCTACTTACTTGTGGGCTTGTACCGTGATGGTTGGTTGCCTCATGTTGTTCCTTGTGTTTCTTGTTACTGTCAGCAGCTTGCTGTCTTTGATCGGGTTTCCCCCTGATTTCAATGTGTATTTCGCAATTTTAATCGGGCTTTTCTTTTCCATCTTTTTGGCTAATGCtataataatttgtaatattgcCACTGTGATTTCGGTTTTGGAGGATGTAGCAGGGCCTCAGGCATTGATGAGATCGAGTATACTTATTAGGGGCCAGACGCAAGTTGGACTCTTGATATTTCTTGGTTCCACCATTGGGATGTCATTTGTGGAGGGTTTGTTTGAGCATAGAGTGAAGACGCTAAGTTATGGAGACGGTTCTTCAAGGATATGGGAAGGACCACTTTTGGTGCTTATGTATTCATTTGTAGTGCTCATCGATATCATGATGAGTACAGTTTTTTACTTTAGTTGCAAATCCTACAGTTTGGAATCTTCACATGAAGAATGTCAGCCAGTTTTAGAAGCCCGGAATATTTCCCCAGCAGCACCTGAAGTTCAATAA
- the LOC135147744 gene encoding protein MAINTENANCE OF MERISTEMS-like, protein MIMDAIRDLGFDCIFRLGQFKHDRGLITAFIERWRGETHTFHLPFGEATITLEDVHHILGLPTEGDPLILRGASTSVEERRVLVREFLGLLPEAKDDVNRGGLKIKWLVDNFGSCERLEQLDPEDIGYGVQLTYHIRAHLLCVIGSLFPHSSGNRVQLDLLWLMRDMDQLRRYSWGSAVLGFLYQKLCSSSRDNCTDFCGYATLVQVWIYERFPSLAPRHRGQPLFEYPLALRWKAPLRRCQVPHAQSRMTQYELDALTPRQFRWRPYADLPAEHHPEATVYLRWTAPAPMMYMSYVEWCYTDRVTRQFGFMQGVPYSSPYPNHQELHNHYNEQVDWMYAREPFVDLWDTRMERALASPPLMHGEGCTASYLPWFHRVTRRIIINPLHWPQQEGAFQGTQLSTQELEEQLSAMQRAIDPYAPDLGLANHILQDMVTRVQRRPTEQAPARPRARAPAGRRGRPPVTPVVPEEGTYYTHVGSSHLAGTSHSAGHDGAGTFEAGGWSPFIQPSTSEGVPWPQRSRLGDDEAQDDEGPSQDHLSESYVYRPDMSFLEDHTPPPFTQEPSFGSSTYRFGSPPVTFTPMMSTSGQGFTTPLPAFASFAGDSSPWAYAPVRPPRAAAQPSEVEDESDHEEPSEHEQRQQPPRAAKGKGRRCHTGSHFFGHTKK, encoded by the exons ATGATCATGGATGCAATCAgggatttaggatttgattgcaTATTTAGGCTGGGACAGTTCAAGCACGACAGGGGTTTGATTACAGCCTTTATCGAGAGATGGCGTGGAGAGACGCACACCTTCCACCTGCCGTTCGGAGAGGCCACTATCACTCTTGAGGATGTTCATCACATTCTCGGGTTACCCACTGAGGGTGATCCACTCATCCTCCGTGGAGCGAGTACCAGCGTGGAGGAAAGGCGCGTGCTAGTACGCGAATTTCTTGGGCTATTACCAGAAGCCAAGGACGATGTTAACCGAGGTGGTTTAAAGATCAAATGGCTTGTGGATAACTTCGGGTCTTGTGAGCGGTTGGAGCAGTTGGATCCAGAGGATATAGGTTATGGTGTACAGCTTACCTACCATATTCGGGCGCACCTACTATGCGTTATTGGATCATTGTTCCCCCACAGCAGCGGGAACCGCGTGCAGCTTGACCTTCTATGGTTAATGAGGGACATGGACCAGCTGCGTCGGTATAGCTGGGGTAGTGCTGTTCTTGGCTTCCTATACCAGAAGCTATGTTCTTCTAGCCGGGATAACTGTACTGATTTCTGTGGCTACGCCACATTGGTACAG GTGTGGATTTACGAGCGCTTTCCGTCACTAGCGCCTAGGCACAGGGGTCAACCCTTGTTCGAGTACCCGCTGGCGCTGAG GTGGAAGGCGCCACTTAGGCGTTGTCAGGTGCCGCATGCGCAGAGCCGCATGACACAGTATGAGTTGGATGCGTTGACACCCCGACAGTTTCGATGGAGGCCATATGCTGATTTACCTGCAGAGCATCACCCGGAGGCCACTGTGTACTTGCGTTGGACGGCTCCCGCCCCCATGATGTACATGTCCTACGTCGAGTGGTGCTACACGGACAGGGTGACGAGGCAGTTTGGTTTTATGCAGGGTGTACCATATTCCTCTCCCTACCCTAATCATCAGGAGCTGCACAACCACTACAACGAGCAGGTTGATTGGATGTACGCGAGGGAGCCATTTGTTGATCTTTGGGATACGCGCATGGAGCGTGCCCTCGCATCTCCTCCACTTATGCATGGCGAGGGTTGCACTGCCTCATACCTGCCATGGTTCCACAGGGTGACACGTCGAATCATCATTAACCCCTTACACTGGCCACAGCAGGAGGGTGCCTTCCAGGGAACACAGCTCTCGACACAGGAACTG GAGGAGCAGTTATCCGCTATGCAGCGTGCCATTGACCCTTATGCTCCTGATTTGGGTCTGGCAAACCATATTTTACAGGATATGGTTACTCGTGTACAGCGTCGACCTACGGAACAGGCCCCTGCCAGACCTAGGGCACGGGCTCCTGCAGGGCGTAGGGGACGACCACCAGTCACACCGGTAGTGCCCGAAGAGGGCACTTACTACACCCATGTGGGTAGCTCACACCTTGCAGGCACCTCACATTCTGCAGGTCATGATGGAGCAGGTACTTTTGAGGCTGGTGGTTGGTCTCCATTCATTCAGCCTTCTACATCTGAGGGGGTTCCATGGCCCCAAAGGAGCAGATTAGGGGATGATGAGGCACAGGACGATGAGGGTCCGTCACAGGATCACTTGTCAGAGTCATATGTATATCGTCCTGACATGTCATTCTTAGAGGATCACACACCTCCCCCATTCACCCAGGAGCCGTCCTTTGGGAGCAGTACATACAGATTCGGGAGTCCACCTGTCACGTTCACGCCGATGATGTCCACCAGCGGCCAGGGTTTTACCACACCTTTACCCGCTTTTGCTTCATTTGCGGGGGATAGTAGCCCCTGGGCGTACGCACCTGTGCGTCCACCGAGAGCAGCAGCACAGCCGTCGGAGGTTGAGGATGAGTCTGACCATGAGGAGCCATCCGAGCATGAGCAGAGACAGCAGCCACCTAGAGCTGCGAAGGGGAAGGGTCGTAGATGTCACACTGGAAGTCACTTCTTCGGGCATACGAAGAAGTAG